A genomic window from Syntrophorhabdaceae bacterium includes:
- a CDS encoding M3 family oligoendopeptidase: MRFSDMIYERPDFDRLESDFRQKIDLFTNSESIETQAGIIKEINVIREDVETAMSIARIRQTIDTRDAFYDGEASFLDENSPRYQALIDEYYRALTTSRFREGLEKYFGTYLFDLAEAAQKTFIPEIMEDLSEENRLSTEYMKLLASAEIEFDGKKMNLSGLGPYRESSDREIRRSASEAYFGFLGGNREKLDSIYDSLVSVRNRMAIKLGFKNFIPLAYLRMSRLDYDENMVRDYRNAILTTIAPIANRLREEQRSRLDLEHLYYYDLPFRFKNGNPKPQGSATQIIGEGREMYHALSKETGEFIDRMLNEGLMDLENRPGKAGGGYCSWIPKYKAPFIFSNFNGTSGDVDVLTHEAGHAFQAHMSKDFEVPEYVWPTMEAAEIHSMSMEFITWPWMDRFFGPEADKYRFMHLSDALLFIPYGALVDEFQHVVYENPGLSPAERFAAWRELERKYLPYRDFSGNAYLEEGGFWQCQRHIYESPFYYIDYTLAQVCAIQYWDKFKEDRGSAWPDYLKLCKAGGSAPFLELVKIGGLESPFDPGVLEKTVEPVKEWLSKIDTSGF, encoded by the coding sequence ATGCGGTTTTCGGATATGATTTATGAGCGGCCGGATTTCGATAGACTGGAATCTGATTTCCGTCAGAAGATTGATTTATTTACAAATTCAGAAAGTATCGAGACACAAGCCGGCATCATCAAGGAGATTAATGTCATCCGCGAGGACGTGGAGACTGCCATGAGTATTGCCCGGATACGGCAGACCATCGACACCCGGGATGCTTTTTACGATGGCGAAGCCTCGTTTCTTGATGAAAACTCTCCCCGCTATCAGGCCCTGATCGACGAATATTACCGCGCCCTTACTACTTCCCGCTTCCGGGAGGGGTTGGAGAAGTACTTTGGAACGTACCTTTTTGATCTGGCCGAAGCCGCGCAGAAGACCTTTATTCCTGAGATTATGGAAGACCTCTCCGAGGAGAACCGCCTCTCCACGGAATATATGAAGCTTCTCGCCTCGGCGGAGATCGAATTCGACGGAAAGAAGATGAATCTCTCGGGGCTTGGGCCTTATAGGGAGTCATCGGACCGGGAGATCCGCCGGTCGGCTTCGGAGGCCTATTTCGGATTTCTTGGCGGAAACCGCGAAAAGCTGGATTCGATCTACGATAGCCTGGTTTCCGTCCGGAACCGGATGGCTATTAAACTGGGCTTCAAGAATTTCATTCCCCTCGCCTATCTCAGGATGTCCCGGCTTGACTACGATGAAAATATGGTCCGGGATTACCGCAACGCGATCCTCACGACCATTGCGCCAATTGCCAATAGACTGCGGGAAGAGCAGAGGAGCCGCCTTGATCTGGAGCACCTTTATTATTACGACCTGCCCTTCCGTTTTAAAAACGGTAATCCCAAACCCCAGGGAAGCGCAACGCAGATTATCGGGGAAGGCAGGGAGATGTACCATGCCCTCTCGAAGGAGACAGGGGAATTTATCGACCGCATGCTGAACGAAGGACTTATGGACCTGGAAAACCGTCCGGGCAAGGCCGGCGGCGGTTACTGCTCCTGGATACCGAAATATAAGGCCCCCTTTATCTTCTCCAATTTCAACGGCACATCGGGCGATGTGGACGTCCTGACCCACGAGGCGGGACACGCGTTTCAGGCACACATGAGCAAGGATTTCGAGGTCCCCGAATACGTCTGGCCCACCATGGAGGCCGCCGAGATCCATTCGATGAGCATGGAATTCATCACCTGGCCCTGGATGGACCGCTTCTTCGGCCCCGAGGCCGACAAATACCGCTTCATGCACCTTTCGGACGCGCTCCTGTTCATCCCTTACGGCGCCTTGGTGGACGAATTCCAGCACGTCGTCTATGAAAACCCGGGATTGTCGCCGGCCGAGCGGTTTGCCGCATGGCGCGAGCTGGAACGAAAATACCTGCCCTACCGTGATTTTTCCGGGAATGCCTATCTTGAAGAAGGCGGGTTCTGGCAGTGTCAGCGCCATATCTATGAATCGCCTTTCTATTACATCGATTACACCCTGGCCCAGGTCTGCGCCATCCAGTATTGGGACAAGTTCAAGGAAGACCGCGGATCGGCGTGGCCGGATTATCTCAAGCTCTGCAAGGCAGGTGGAAGCGCCCCATTCCTGGAACTGGTGAAGATCGGCGGATTGGAATCGCCCTTCGATCCCGGCGTGCTGGAAAAGACCGTAGAGCCGGTAAAGGAATGGTTGTCAAAAATCGATACATCCGGTTTTTAA
- a CDS encoding transposase: protein MVQSELILDTSRLCQYPSTMPRHARLDSPGMLHHVIARGLPGTRIFTAKRDKEDFLHRIAGLCETDAIAVYAWALMDTHVHLLVRTGRAPLSSSMRKLLTGFVVTFNKRHNRYGHLFQNRYKSIVCEDDPYLLQLTRYIHLNPIRAGLVKDVAELDSYAFTGHTVIMGKASRPWQDTNTILAYFGTKGIDGYRRFVEGGIDMNPDLSGGGLTRSAGGVREVASLRKQREPMASDERILGSGAFVQSILAENEKDHDSSLALRASVPDLSTLARLVAHKEKVDPEELLSCSRKRPLVHARRILCRIAVRKLRYTGASVARFLGLSTSLVNRMANEKGEDDFDEYFQSSL, encoded by the coding sequence TTGGTTCAAAGTGAACTTATTCTTGACACCAGTCGCCTTTGTCAGTATCCTTCCACCATGCCCCGCCATGCCCGCCTTGATAGCCCCGGTATGCTCCACCATGTCATCGCCCGGGGTCTGCCGGGAACTAGGATTTTTACGGCAAAGAGGGACAAGGAGGATTTTCTCCACCGCATCGCCGGGTTGTGTGAGACGGACGCCATTGCCGTTTATGCATGGGCTCTTATGGATACCCACGTTCATCTCCTCGTCCGTACCGGAAGAGCGCCCCTCTCCTCGAGCATGAGAAAGCTTCTCACGGGCTTTGTCGTCACCTTCAATAAAAGGCATAACCGCTACGGCCATCTCTTTCAAAACCGATACAAGTCCATCGTATGCGAGGACGACCCCTATCTTCTGCAGCTCACCCGCTATATCCATCTGAACCCAATAAGAGCAGGCCTCGTCAAAGATGTGGCGGAACTCGATTCCTATGCCTTCACCGGACACACCGTTATCATGGGGAAAGCCTCCCGCCCATGGCAGGACACAAATACGATCCTCGCCTATTTCGGCACGAAAGGGATAGACGGTTATCGCCGTTTTGTGGAAGGGGGCATAGACATGAACCCCGATCTCTCAGGGGGCGGACTCACCCGGAGCGCAGGGGGTGTCCGGGAAGTTGCCTCCCTGCGTAAGCAAAGGGAGCCGATGGCGTCCGATGAGCGCATCCTTGGAAGCGGAGCCTTTGTTCAGTCCATCCTTGCCGAAAACGAGAAGGATCACGATTCCAGCCTCGCCCTGAGAGCATCGGTACCCGACCTCTCCACTCTCGCCCGTCTCGTCGCTCACAAAGAGAAAGTAGATCCGGAAGAACTCCTCTCATGTAGCAGGAAAAGACCCCTTGTCCACGCCCGGCGTATCCTCTGTCGCATCGCAGTCAGAAAGCTCCGTTATACCGGCGCATCAGTAGCCCGCTTCCTGGGCCTGAGTACCTCGCTAGTAAATCGCATGGCGAATGAAAAGGGGGAGGATGATTTCGACGAATACTTTCAAAGTTCACTTTGA